The genomic interval CAGAGCGTATGTTTTATTCATGCCCTTGGCTTTACATAGATCTTATTCCGCTTTTCGAGTTGATCTTGATAGTTTGTGCTTTTGGGGAGTAATTGTTAAAACCTCTTTTATTTAAAAGTACAGGATAATTGAGCTCAACCATCACATTTTTtcgcggacttccttaccgctactgggattggaatcccagcagttcaagacgaggaaTAGATTCATCTTACTTAACTTATATTTGTATACATTATTTCATcgatcaacgaattagagttggctgaaaAACTTctccaagcctgacttaaatcctactactggatcaacgcctcgtacgtcctcgagaatccaggctagttcgaacaatgaagtccacttctcttctttcttgagctccttcattatttaacttgcttccctgtaatattcgtagggaatacgtaggtaggccttgttgatccagttgcatctttcaagtcagacttggacaaatttttagataacattcccgatcaaccatatattcaaggactagctggGTCTGCCAACtgaaattcgttggtagaccaaatatcatataaaaattgaaaggtaataaatagacgaattataatctttcattttaatagtactggggattacattcctagtagcggttagaaaagcccgtgaaaaaccaaaccaaaaaaaagaatattgggaggcagcaaattgaacattagGCACATATCTATTTACAGACCTGTGTTAGacatgtaattgtaattgcaaaTACATATTTATGTAGTTATATCCAATTCAACTAGAATTCTgagtaattgcaattaattacatttacaTTTGGCAATTAATTTACATTCTCATCCAGATGATAATTTTTCACGCGCAGAAGCTTCAATCATTCTTAGAAACATACCGTCGCTCAACTCACAGAACCTTTTGTTTCTAACCATTTTCTGCTCCGTTCATTACATGTTCTCGAAAATATTAGCTCACCAAATTCCAGCGTCGTTGGCGAACCTCTGATGCTAATGTTAAGCAAATCactttcttgaaaaatgcaGACAATTTTGCGATACAAACATAGTATAGTACATGACAAGAGGTCATAAAATGTGTTTCCAAAGAAATCTGAACCAAAAATGAAGCTGGTCGAAGCACCAAAAGCAATCCTACTAGcgggtgcgccatattatcGTCTACACTTGTTTGTGGCCCCGATAACCGGGTCAATGGGAGGTCTGGctatttttcctatttttagACATAGATTGCATGTGATCATTTTCGAGCATTTTGCTggattaaatttgaaaatagacaAAACAGCCTCTTCAACATGGAACAACTGCGAAAAAGGGCTGTGGCCAAACCTGACAAAGGTGAGACCgccatcaaaattgccaatagttTTGACATCCACTACAccacggttttttttcctcttttttttgccgacttccttactgctcctgagattggaatcccagcagggAAGGGTTACTATCGGCACCGGGTTTTGAACCTGGGGAGAGGAGTCTTGCCTTGTTAACGATGCtccttagaccgctcggctactTCAGCTCCTTGCAAGTTCGCAGCATTAATAAGCTTCATAGCGTCACAAGGGTATTCTCCACGTCCAGGCCTAGCTTGAACAAAGGTTGGGCTCCAGAGGATTCTGGTCGAAATTGGTTCGGCCCGCAAACTACCCCAACCTGAATTCTCTGGATTTAGTAACTTGGGGCATGTGGGGACCATGGCCTGTGCCACCATCCACAACAATGTGGGCCGCCAGGGATATTGGGAACATaaagaacatttttgccaactttGTCCCCAGACACAAGCTCTACATGGCCGTCAATGGCGGTGTATTTGAGAAATATAATTCTACGATAGATGCCTTCCAACTTCAACTTTATGTCTTGAGCTTTCCGACTCATTACAAATGAGTTCTACTTCACTAAAATCAATATGTAGATGACAATACGGCGCACCCGGTAAATTCACAAGACCGTTGCAAATAACCCTAGAGGGTGAATTGCAACCAAAAGTAGCAAGAAAACATTCGCAAATCACTTGTATTTTTGTacgagaggaaaagaaaatgaacgtaattgaaagcaaacatttgtgaacaaatttgagtttgtAATTAATGACAtctaaaaaagtaattgacacAAGTACGTCTACTTATGTTGGCAAAATCTGTCTTATTTGATGAAACGTTTTAAACAACCTTTCCATTGTTCATGCGTACACTTTCAGGAACTACTGGAAGAGCAGAGCGTGGAAAATTGGAGCGAGGTTGAAGTCAACATGGATCAGTTGAAGAGGCTTCAAGTGCGACACGAGTTCTATGGCGATCTGGTCCAAAACGCTAAGCGAGACGAGTTGCTAGAGTTGCTAAAGCGATTTGACAACCATGTGGATCAGGTCTTGGATTATTTACGAGGCCGTCGTCAACGAAAAGGCACCCAAACCTTCATTCCTCCAGAGTTCACggatgaaaaaggccaaaaacaTACCCTACCCAGTTTCGAGATGCCGTTTTTCATCCAAGAGGAGGATCAAATTCACACCAATGGGGATGTGACGGCACCGGAGTAACCAACCAAAATGATACatattgcaaaattgaaatgagactTTTTTTCGAATTCGATTATTTGATGCCCGTCATTGAAAGTAGATCCGGAAAGAGAATTTGTATAAAGATCTTCATTTAAATTGATCCGTAGCATCCATCATCTAAACTAGGCCTGAGGCCTGTTCTTGATGCATGGTAAAGTCGATTGGTTCCACGTTAGCCGAATTTCCTGCACATATTTTGCTCATGGTTTTGTTGCCCGGTTCAAAGCTTGCCTTTAAATGTTCTTAAATAATTTTAGCTTGTCATGATTAGTAAGCCTTAAAGAATAGTTGAGTTACCCAAACATATCCAATAAacatattattattattattattctacGCGTTGTTTGATGTAAAGGTGCCCGTGAAAAATCAGTTTGGAGGtcatttgaaaacaagtaAGGAAGAGTTTTTACTTATGAAATATGTCAAGTATGAAAATTCGAATTAGATTTTCTTCCGTTCGTGTATGCTTCAGTACCTTGGGcaacttgttttgaaatttgcaaaCAATTGGAGAATGAATTGTTCAGTTACACCAGTCTAAAGATTCCCAAATTCCTGTGTAACACGATATCAAAATGATGTCAAAGCAACAGTAGAAAACCATGTGCAGAAGCAAAATATCATAAATGAGATCATAGTTGTCTTGGAGATTGTTTTAATACAAATTAGTTTTTCATCTGGGGTCTAACTTACTGCTCTTAGGTTTCTTGATTCCCTTGGCATCCTGGTTTCCAACCGGTCTTAACATTTATTTAGAGCGAACGAATGGCTTGGAGgataaatgaaaaagtagGGAGTTGTAGAAAATAAATCAGTTACCTACAATCTCCTAACTTCCTTTGAAAGTGCCGCATGGAGGCAATAGATGGCGCCAGCTGTGACGTGCAAAATTAAACTTACCCAAGCGAACGATTAGACGCGCCCCCTGCTTATGGAAATTCCCGCCCAAAAACCAGTTGATTACAATGAGCCATTGTGTAACGTTACATGCAAGAGGTTATGATTGAATATATGCGTTTGACAACTTGCTGAAAACGAGTTCAAGGTATCCCTTTTTCCGGACATACGAAGCGTCCGCGGTATCATCCTTGAAAGGGTAGACAGTGCGTTCGGCAGAAAAGCAATAACGAGGGGTCTCGCATTTAGATTGGACATGCTTTATTTAAATTGGCAGGCCACATTAGAGATCTTCAAAGTTGGATGACAATTGAAAGCAGCTGTAGGGGCCAGCGTCCTTCTCAAGTGAAGGGTTCCTCTCATCCAAATGGACCAAACAGGATCCATGTCTTGAAGTTGCACATTTATTCACAATTTTCACCCGTTCTAATACCCATAGTAAACTTGTGACTGATGTCAAGCTCAATTTGAATGAGTTCAATTCGAACACATCTTTCCCTTTTCTAGTGGAATGTCATTCCAAACAGAACATGTACCGGTACGTTTCTACCTCATCCCGGGGGAAAAGGATGCAGCCATTCGAGATGGCTTGGGGTGTGAGTTTGGTCCCTTGGACGCCTTTAGGGTGGCAGTCTCATCTCTGACTACTTGCTCCATAAAGTCCATAACATTGGGTTTCGGCAAGGTCAGAAAGAACTGACTCCCCTCCGGATCCAAGGTTAGGAACCCTTCGTTAAAGGTGAGTACTCCGGGGACGAAGTTGACcagtttggccaattcttcatTGGACCATCCTGCCATAACTTGATCGTATCGAGCTCTCCAGGTAGGTGGCACGTTGGCCACTTGTAGTTTACCGTTCGATTTCGGGACTAGCGTGGCCAGACAGGCAAGGATCACTCCCTTCTCGTGAAGCTGAACGATCTTCTCACCCGATACTTCTTTGGCGAATAGAATCGCGTCGGGGCCCTTCAGCATATCCTCAACTTGGGCTAAGGAGAGAAACAGACCTCCACCATAGGTCATGGTGAAGAGTCGTTCCAATAGAGTGATCCTGATCCTCCTCCCAGGGCAgtggaacaagaggaacaCGATTCTTTTCTGGAAACGCTCCAACCATTGGCCGTTGTTCCACGCTAGAGCAACTTTCTTCCCGGAACAGGCGACGGTAACCCAATCCGTCTCATTGCCAATGCTTTTGGCTAGACTAGGCAGATCTAGGCCATGGTAGGCCAGATTTGCGGTCAGATCGTACTGGTTCTTGTTCATACATTCGGCATGAAGTTGATCCAATGGAAGCAAATGCTCCTGGCTGCCCTTGACCACCTGACAAACAGTGGCTTTCAAATGGCGCAGTTTCTGCTGCTTGGATAGACTAATCCGATCTGGGGATCCTGGATTCCCTGGGGAGAACTCGAGCTCGTGCATGAATTCGGAACACAGATCCTTCAAGGATTTGAAGCTCATGTTTGCTATGGAATAGGCTCCATAGGCTTGGGTGTACAATCGATTGAATTCCTCCACTGAACAAGAGTAACCATCCACGCGGCTCAAAATGGACGCGCTTCGAGTTAAGAAGCTCAATATCCCGTCCTTGAAATGAAGTCGTCCTTCGGCTAGATGAAATAAGTTTTGCTTGGACTTAAGCATGATTTCCAGCAAATCTTCAACGGTGCATACACCGAAATCATTGACCCGAAAGGGCTTTTTCAGTCGTGCCTCGAACAAAGGAGCCAGAGCCTTGGGTTCCACAGACATTCCACGACGAAGGCTGGTTGGGGGCTGAGAGGCCAATACTTTTCTGAGAGCGATCATGAACACCCGTTTTTGGTAATGGATGTTCAGCGTGATCTCAGCTTTCTCTTTCATTCCAATGAGTCGAAAAGTGTCCTTGAGCTGATCAAGGACATTCTCCACTCCTCCGAATGGGGCGCAAACATCGTTCAACCTTTCTTGAAAGGCGACATAGAAGCTTTCGTAGAAGTCCGTCTCCCAGACCATCCGATGAAAAGGGGTCAACTCTAATACGTGCAGAAACTTCCGTTCCAAAACGGCTAGCCCGGGATTCTTGGCATTGGGTTTGGGTTTCTCGCCTTTGGGACAAACAAAGGCTCTGCCATGAATACCGTGGACAACCTCAGACATATCAAGAGCATTTAGAAGTTGCTCTAGTGGGACCCCTCCTTGTTTGGCGGGCAAAATTGGAATGGGATCATTTGGGTCCTTGGTATTAAGAGCGTCCAACATTGAATCGAATGGAATATTATTGTTGTGAGTCCAGAAGGCCTTCTGGAGTCTGTCTTTGAGTTTCGACAGGGTTGTCAAGACGGTTGGAAGTATCAGTCGAGGGCCATCATTAGCATCACTGTGTGCTCGTTCAAGCCAATACTCTCCTTCCAAATCCTGGACGACAATCAAGTCTGACATGGCCTTGACCTCATCGAAGGTGAGGAACATTTGACTCTGGGATTTGATATCATTCCACGGGATGTTCCCTTTCTCCGGAACCAGGGCATACACCTGGCTTTGTCGATAGTGTTTGTCATTTGTGTGCAATATCTTGACACTCATTCCATCGGGTTTCTTTTGGATCAGCTCTTGAACTCGGTGGACTTCATCAATGCCGGAGAGGAGGCTCGTGACACTCCATTGTCCTTGAGACTTCTTCAAACCAGTGAGGTCCAAACCCAAGCATTGACTCAGGTAGCTCTCAACATAAGCGGAGGTCAGATCTGGGGCAAGAACTGTCACAACTACTTGGATCTTACCCGGACACGAGCCAATACCCAGAGCTCGAAACTCTTCGACCAACACATCTCGACTCTCGCCGCTCTCTTCAGAGGTGCCCGAGTGAGTTCGCGATCTCGAGGATTGGCGACTCTGGGACCGCCGCGATCGCTgtcgtttcttcttcttcttcgctcCATTGTTGGCAGGACTGGGGCTTAAACCGCGTGAGTCTTCCAGAATCTGCATTCTTCGTCGTGCCATGGGCGATAACTTGGATAGATCAGGGGGATGTTGGGAATTCTTCTGAAGCTCCATTACATTTGAACTGACTCGTCTCAAATCGCTGTTGACGTCTTTCGTGACCATCAGTTGGTTGGGTTCCAAAACTTGGGCAGTTGCTGTCATTGATTGGACATAAGAATTCACCGCCGTCACCTTGGCTATTGGTCTGGTTTTAGCGATCTCCGTAGGCAAATGCGGGGGAAATTGCGGCTGCAGGTCCAGACTAGGACTGGCTGACAGCGTTTTGGCGCGATTGAACCCACGCTTGTTGTAATCGACTTGCAGGCCATACAAACCGTACGAGTTGGTCCGTAAGGCATGCAGAGCTTTGGTGGTTTTGTCTCCTTGATCGAATTTGAGCACGGCTATTCGCTGATCGCTAATGAATAACTTCAGTTTGCCTTGATGGGCTTGGCAAATATCTTCGAGCCTTTGCTTAACAACTTTGGGGTGCATGGAACAAGGGGAAGGCAACTGTGTGATCTCAAGCTCGTTGAACGTGAAAGGTGAAGTCGAGTTGCTTTTGGGGATATCTTCCAAAAGCGCATTAAAGTCGATCTTCACGTTGGCCACATTCAAGAGAAACTCGTTGGTTTGACGATTGTGGAGTAGCACCACCGTCACACCTTTGCGGCGACGAAAATCCGAGAGATCACCCTGAAACGGagagaaaaaacaaatctgATTTGCTGGAAAACCTGCTTGATCTCAATCCGGATGCCTAAAAGGTATGATTTCAATAAACTTTAACTTCAAGTACTCTTGTCAATACAAGAGAGCCGGCAGAATATTAAGAACAAAAacgttttgaaactttttaaaaaccCATAAAAATTTAGAATCTTGGTGAGATTCAATCATAATCAAATCATAAGATAAATAATCAAACATAAAATGGAAACTTAGttgaaaagtaaacaaattcatttcaactgTCACAGACAGAAAGTTAAAAGGATTACATATTCCTTTTTAAATAATTAAAGCCTGTCAGCCCCTTCTACAGTACGCATACCGAATATTTGCACTCAACTAAAATAAGGGTAACAGCTCATCCTTTATTTCCAACAAGAGTCATGTTAATCGATTTTTAAATGCTTGTTGCTATCGGCAAACaagttaaaaattgaaagttacATTCTCTTCCAAAACATGAACATTACAATGGAAAGTGAAATGGCTGAGCCCATCAATAATCCTGCTCGCTGAATCCAAGAGAAACGTACCCGAAACGTTGACGGGATTAAAGGTTACATCCGGCGTCAGGGTGTGAGAGGTTTCTTGCTTTGTTTGCACTACCTCCTAaaccgctcggctacaccagctccttatCAATACCAGtgcaaaaagtttgaaaatgtatcCAATAGCTCGTTGtatgattcttttttcagGGAGTGGCATCATTTCAACTTTCGTGACAATGGTCTTTCGAGAAAGAAAGTCAGTGGAAGAATCTATTGtgatctcattcaaaaatacTCCTGGCAAATTTCAGGATTGCTTAGTAGGCTCAGATATAACTCCTGAGTGATCTAGTCAGGAGCCTTCCTTAATCGTGATTGTCCGTCTTTCGATCGTGCCTGATCAGGAGCGGATcaatgaaacatatttgtcTTCTTGATATAAAATTTGTTTGCCTAACAACCGTTCCTGAATAGCTTCACGTTTCTAGTAACGTTGAGAAGCAATCTGCACAATAACTAAACTTATCCTTCATATTTTGCGCCTATGATCTTCATGTTTCAATAATAATGCAAGGTTCCCTCCCCCCCANaaaaaaaaaaaatctcatatGATTTCATTGAACTAATGTTATCGCGTTGCATTTAGGCCTATTTAGCATTAATTGCTTATCGTTGCAACATTATGCTTTATCTCCGGTCCAGGTTCCGGCAGAGATAGGATATGGCTTACCTCGAAACTGAGGAATTACGTTGtacatattttgacaaataGAAACTGTTCTGAAAAAACAACCACATAATGACGTAATTCCGAGGATGTTATTCcagaaaatgtatttttttgtataGTAGGGCTTTGGTAAGAAGAAAGCGCAAAGCAAACAGAAATGAGTTGCTAATTTGCTTAGAATTCAATACAAACATGAGCTAAGTTTTGCCAGATACTACACACtatattttgaagttttttgagGCTTCGTGAAAAAGAAACGTCCAAGGAAAGTATTCCTGCTAGAAGTAGCACGTTTTGCTATTTTCCATTCACTTAACCTCCAGACCTCCTCCCTTGATTTGAACTACAACACTATTTTAATTAAACCCTTGTGGCAATACTTTTATTACCGTTTTTAACAAAATTAAAGATAAATTAATGAAATTGTATTGCAGTACACTAAAATGCATACACGTCACAAAAACCAAAAGCCAGattgatgaaaaaagggaaatcaTCCAAAGATATCAAGGACGACAAGATACAAACATTACAACCAACTCCTACAAAATTCAAACAGTGtcattgttgatgatgttccGACTAGAACTACAATTATTATCCTGCCTCAATATCAGATTACCCTTGGCTGACACAAACCGATAAATTGAATTCAATCACCTATTCAATCAAAACCAGAGGTGAGTTTTTTaaaagctcgtacctctgagttaaggccTAGCTAGACCTTACCTGAGGCCGGTTTCTTAAACTCTTACTTCGGAGTTAGggacttggacgttaaccggtataaAAATACGCCCACCTCTGGGcagagtgtattttcataccgttTTATGTGCAAACCCCTAACTCTGAGGTACGAGCTTTTAATAACACGCCTCAGGTGAAGGTTGAAGGTTTGCACTGGATCTCTTGAAACCCAATTCAACCCAATtgattttccattcatttcataAGGCATATGTATACTCGTAGACTGGCGCTGAATACACTGGGTTTCAATCCCCAGTATGTTACCCCCCTCAATCCGGTTAGGGTGGGTCTGAAGGTCCAAAGATCAGAAGGTGGCCGGCCAGACCTCATGCTGGCCAGACAAGGTGTGTCTACTCACCAGGAAGTCCGTGTCGCCGGAGATGACCACGAGGGTGGCTCGCCGTCCGAAGAGGTCCACAAACTTGTTCATGTTCTGCCGGAGCTTCTCATCGGCCGAGTTCTTCTTGGCGGCGCTCACGTGCTGCACGCACACCTGACTCTGGTTGAGCTCGTGCAACGTGTCCTCGTGCATCTGGGTCACGTCGCACACCACCACGAACTCGTGCTCGGCCTTGCCCCGCAGCCACGGCAACTCGCGCACCCGGTCCACCACTTTGCACGCACTCTTACCACGCGGCACGCTGCAGTTCTGAATGTCCCAGAACACGCCCACCGTGTCACTCGAGGCCGAGGGCGACACGGTGGGCTCCGGCGGCGTCGAGGCGGACGCCATAGCCTGAACAAGGGGCGGTCCGTGCCGGAACAAGGGGAGTGGGCAGGCGGGAAGGCCGGATTCACATGAGGATCTAGGCTCGATGTTCGTCGTTGGGGGCGGGCCAACGGGCGGAGCGAGTGGCGAGTGGCGAGGTCAAGTGTGGCGATTTGTTGTTGCTCTACGTAGAAACGGAGAAAAACACACAAAGGTCGACCAGCGATGCCAAAACGTTGCACTTGTCTGCCATTTGACTACGCGATTCGGGTGGCTCTGGGACATACCCAAAGAGAGGCCATCAATGCTTGCGTAGATATATGGATGTCGGGACTTTTCTCGGGGCTTTTATGGGTGAGCATGCCGATAGCCCCTACTCTTTGGGACTGGGCTTATTTTACTCAACGGCCTACCTGCCATCAGCTGATACTGCTACACTCACCAATGAGCGCACGAGGAAAACGAATGCTTGATATGTTATCAATAATAGGATCATGTTGTAAGATGTACTCCGTGAGCAAGTCAGTACctagtactgatgggaaaagggcaaataGGTGAAAAAACGtgtgagttttgttaaaacctgGCTATTCAGCTCAGTAAGGTTTATcactgttattttcatcaccttgtctagtgatatgttgttatcaGATTGGATGTAGAATGtataaaatacccagaaatgAGAAATAGCCAATGTACTACACTATTCTATTGTTTAATTCCTCGCTTTTTACCACCATTATATCTATGatgattacttgaaccgaaatctagttgcttttggcaggtatACACGCAATATAATCTAAAAGTGTCGTGATATATAGTTTGTATGGGCTTAACAACAAAGAGTCCCTTTGAACAATGATCATAAAAGTGTCCAGTGAGGAGTTTTTGATGCAAAGCTCTTACACCTTATTTTTTCTGAGGGATGGCAAGCTTGAAGAATTAACACAAAGttgtgttgacagaaatatgtacgatacatttaaaaagaggtatgtcaatgggctttttcaaatggatttcataatcaaaagatcaaacaacatgaaattcacacccatcattcatatgaatttaaTATTTATCAAGGgtaaaatgatcattttctggttttcttcatttcttccacttttttgaagaacattatgattgatttGGTTACAGGCCAGGTCACCACATAAGCCAACAACTTTACAGTTTAGgatcaaaatatggaatggggtcccGAGGCCTAATtgcaaacacttcactttagtgactagaaaataggagtatgggtccacttgttggggtctcaagttggaaacaggttgctgatggctgtctggggatagagttgaaattcccactggctttttacaacaattttagaaactcttaatgctctctctgggtgtcatgaatgccaATGACAATGTGGGGACTAATAGCCAAtaaaatgattcatcttggtcagtgatctgagagcaaacaaccTTGGCTTGTTAGTCACATCAGTTACCCcaaagaagagcaagggaTAATAactttttgagggaaatacacaattgacattctattTCACAGATTCATGATTGCAACCTGAGAGACACTCACTTCANNNNNNNNNNNNNNNNNNNNNNNNNNNNNNNNNNNNNNNNNNNNNNNNNNNACTCACAAATCTCGCTGCAtgcccaatcatatgtcaataaatgtatgtatgtatgtatgtatgtatgtatgtatgtatgtatgtatgtatgtatgtatgtatgtatgtatgtatgtatgatggatgtatgtattatgtatgtggtatgtgtgtgtgggtatgtatgtatgtatgtatgtatgtatgttattgtatgtatgtatgtatgtatgtatgtatgtatgtatgta from Tigriopus californicus strain San Diego chromosome 5, Tcal_SD_v2.1, whole genome shotgun sequence carries:
- the LOC131880319 gene encoding meiosis regulator and mRNA stability factor 1-like (The sequence of the model RefSeq protein was modified relative to this genomic sequence to represent the inferred CDS: added 9 bases not found in genome assembly), with protein sequence MASASTPPEPTVSPSASSDTVGVFWDIQNCSVPRGKSACKVVDRVRELPWLRGKAEHEFVVVCDVTQMHEDTLHELNQSQVCVQHVSAAKKNSADEKLRQNMNKFVDLFGRRATLVVISGDTDFLGDLSDFRRRKGVTVVLLHNRQTNEFLLNVANVKIDFNALLEDIPKSNSTSPFTFNELEITQLPSPCSMHPKVVKQRLEDICQAHQGKLKLFISDQRIAVLKFDQGDKTTKALHALRTNSYGLYGLQVDYNKRGFNRAKTLSASPSLDLQPQFPPHLPTEIAKTRPIAKVTAVNSYVQSMTATAQVLEPNQLMVTKDVNSDLRRVSSNVMELQKNSQHPPDLSKLSPMARRRMQILEDSRGLSPSPANNGAKKKKKRQRSRRSQSRQSSRSRTHSGTSEESGESRDVLVEEFRALGIGSCPGKIQVVVTVLAPDLTSAYVESYLSQCLGLDLTGLKKSQGQWSVTSLLSGIDEVHRVQELIQKKPDGMSVKILHTNDKHYRQSQVYALVPEKGNIPWNDIKSQSQMFLTFDEVKAMSDLIVVQDLEGEYWLERAHSDANDGPRLILPTVLTTLSKLKDRLQKAFWTHNNNIPFDSMLDALNTKDPNDPIPILPAKQGGVPLEQLLNALDMSEVVHGIHGRAFVCPKGEKPKPNAKNPGLAVLERKFLHVLELTPFHRMVWETDFYESFYVAFQERLNDVCAPFGGVENVLDQLKDTFRLIGMKEKAEITLNIHYQKRVFMIALRKVLASQPPTSLRRGMSVEPKALAPLFEARLKKPFRVNDFGVCTVEDLLEIMLKSKQNLFHLAEGRLHFKDGILSFLTRSASILSRVDGYSCSVEEFNRLYTQAYGAYSIANMSFKSLKDLCSEFMHELEFSPGNPGSPDRISLSKQQKLRHLKATVCQVVKGSQEHLLPLDQLHAECMNKNQYDLTANLAYHGLDLPSLAKSIGNETDWVTVACSGKKVALAWNNGQWLERFQKRIVFLLFHCPGRRIRITLLERLFTMTYGGGLFLSLAQVEDMLKGPDAILFAKEVSGEKIVQLHEKGVILACLATLVPKSNGKLQVANVPPTWRARYDQVMAGWSNEELAKLVNFVPGVLTFNEGFLTLDPEGSQFFLTLPKPNVMDFMEQVVRDETATLKASKGPNSHPKPSRMAASFSPGMR